Genomic segment of Desulfobacteraceae bacterium:
CCTCTGATCTCCTGCCGGGCGCCGCGTGGTTTCCAACCCCAGCCGTCTCCAAAAGGAGCATCGCCCATGAACCGCAATACCATTTACGCCGGCCTGCTGCTGCTCTTGCTGGCCGGCTGCGCGGCCGGCCTCTCCCCCGCTGCCAAGGCCCTGGTGACCTGCACCGACCCGTTTTCCGCACTCCAGGCCGAACCGGAGCGCTACGCGGGAGAGATGGTGCTCCTGGGCGGCAGGATCCTGGAGGTTGCCCCATCGCCTGGGGGCACCGAACTGATCGCCCTGGAGCTGCCGCTGGACTGGCAGGACCGCCCCAAAGCACAGGCCGTCTCCCAGGGACGGTTTCTCGTTCAGGCAGCCGAATTCCTGGACCCGGCGCTTTACAAACCGGGTGCACTGCTGACGGTGGTCGGCACCCTCAGCGGCAGTGAAACCCGCGCCATCGGCGGGTTCGACTACCGCTACCCCCGGCTGCTGCCCACCGAAATCAAGCTGTGGCCGGCCGCCCCGGCCAGCACCTCACCGGCCTTTCACTTCGGCGTCGGCGTGGGCACCCATTTTTGACGGTTCCGCAAAAAGCTCAATTTCTGCGTTGCGCTGCATCTCGAAGTCGCTGCGGCGTAAAGTTGCACGCCTCACGCCGCTGAGATTTGCGCGCCGTAACTTGAAATTTTTTCGAAACCGTCTGGATTTTTACTTTTTACCGCTTTGTCATTTTTTATGGGCCCCGCCCTCACATTTCATCTTCTAA
This window contains:
- a CDS encoding Slp family lipoprotein, coding for MNRNTIYAGLLLLLLAGCAAGLSPAAKALVTCTDPFSALQAEPERYAGEMVLLGGRILEVAPSPGGTELIALELPLDWQDRPKAQAVSQGRFLVQAAEFLDPALYKPGALLTVVGTLSGSETRAIGGFDYRYPRLLPTEIKLWPAAPASTSPAFHFGVGVGTHF